The DNA region ATCAATTGGTGTGTGATACCCTAAATTGTCCTCTAGAAGTTGCTCAACCATTAACTGATATTATTTATCAAAATACTCAAGGTAATCCGTTTTTTAGTAGACAATTTTTCAAAGCTCTCTATGAAGAAAAATTAATTGTTTTTAATATTGCCAAAAATTACTGGCAATGTGATATTACAGTGATTAAAGGCTTAAGTATTACTGATGATGTGGTGGAATTTATGTCCTTGCAGTTGCAGAAGTTGCCCGCAAGGACGCGGAATGTTTTGAAACTTGCAGCTTGTATTGGTAATCAATTTGATTTAGCCACTTTAGTAATTGTTTCTAGACAGTCAGAAATTGAAACTGCATCAGATTTATGGAGAGCATTACAAGAAGGTTTCATCCTACCTGAAAGTGAAGTTTATAAGTTTTATGTTGGACGAGAAACGTCAGATGTAGAAAAAAGTTCACAGATATTTAAGTATAAATTTCTCCATGACCGTGTGCAACAAGCTGCCTATTTTTTAATTCCTGAAGCCGAAAAACAAGTTACTCACCTGAGAATTGGGCAGTTACTTCTAGAAAAAACCCCAGCAACACAAAGAGAAGATAAGATTTTTGAGATTATTAACCAATTGAATGCTGGAAGCAGCTTAATTGTTCAGCAAACAGAACGCCATGAATTAGCGCAGTTAAATTTAATAGCTGGTAAAAAAGCTACGGCTGCAACTGCGTATGCGGCTGCGTTAAGATATTTCAATTTAGGAATAGAAATTTTAGCTGCTGATAGTTGGCATCATCAGTATGATTTAACTCTAGCTCTATATATAAAAGCAACTGAAGCGGCTTATCTCAGCACTAATTTTGAAGAAATTGATAAATTTGCAGAAGAGGTAATAAGATACGCTAAAACTTTCCTGGAAAAAGTAAAAGTTTATGAAATTAAAATTTTATCATATGCAGCACAAAACAATCTCCAAGAATCGGCGGATATAGCGCTACAAATTTTGGCTCTGTTAGGAGTAAATTTTCCAGAAAAGCCCACCCAAGTTGATATTGAGCGGAGTTTAGCGGAAACAGCAACTAATTTACAGGAAATAGATATAGAAGATTTAATTGCTTTGCCAGAGATGATTGATCCGGAAAAGTTGGCAGCTATGGAGATATTAACGAGTTTAGCACCTGTAAGCTTTAAAACTTATCCCAGTTTATATCCATTAGTCATATTTACTAAAATAAATCTTTGTCTTCAATACGGTAATAATCCTCTTTCTCCATTTGCTTATGTGAGTTATGGGCTACTTTTATGTGGTGTGGTTCAAGATATTGATTCTGGGTATAAATTTGGTAAATTAGCTGAAAAAATGCTAGTAAAATTAAATATTAAAAACCTGGATGCCAAAATTTATACTATAAATTCGGCTTATATCAACTGTTGGAAAGAGCATCTAAATCTGACAGTATCTATGTTGCCGTTGGGATATCAAAAGGGCTTAGAGGCTGGAGATTTAGAATTTGCCGGTTACTCTGCATTTTTTCAAGGCTCTCATTCCTTCTATATGGGAAAGGAACTAGGAGAAACAGAAAGAACTCTTGCCAGTTATAGCAATGCTATTCATAAACTCAGGCAAGAAAATACTTTTAGTTGGAATGAAATGTATCGGCAGTTAGTGTTGAATTTGCTAGGTAGGTCTTCTGAAGTTTGCTCTTTGAAAGGTGAAGCCTACAATGAGGAGCTATTGCTACCAATTATTACTCTAGCTAATGACCGATTAGGAATGCATATATTTTATGCAAATAAACTTATTTTATGTTATTTATTTCAAGAGTACTCTTTGGCTTGGGAAAATACTCAAAAAGCAGCAGAATATTTAGATGGAGTCACAGGAATGTTTGCTGTTCCCGTATTCCATTTTTATGATTCTTTAGCTCGGTTAAGTTGTGTGATGGAAGTTATCACATCTGATCGAGATATGCTGCTGAATCAGGTAACTGCCAATCAGGAAAAGATGAAAAAGTGGGCAAGTTATGCCCCAATGAATTTTTTACACAAATACTATTTGGTTGAGGCTGAATATTATCGTGTCGTGGGTGAAAAAGCAGAGGCTATAGATTTTTATGATCGTTCTATTTTGCTGGCTAAAGAAAACGAATACATCCACGAAGAAGCCCTTGGTAATGAACTAGCAGCGAAGTTTTATTTAGCATGGGGTAAACCAAAAGTGGCTCAAGCATATATGCAAGAAGCTTACTACTGCTATACCTGTTGGGGAGCCAAAGCTAAAGTTGCAGATTTAGAAAGACGTTATCCCCAACTGCTGGCTCCCATCCTGGAGCGAATCCCTTCTCGAGTCTCTACCTATGAAACCGTCTTTCCATTGGGGACTGTTACCCAGAGCAGTTCCTCTACGAGCAGTATTACCAGTGTATCCGTTGCTCTAGATTTAGCTGCGATTCTCAAAGCTTCTCAAGCCATCTCCGGGGAAATTGAATTTGAAAACCTGCTTTCATCGTTGCTGCATATTGTGATCGAAAATGCGGGAGCTAATAAGTGTGTGTTAATGCTGATGGAGTCAGGTAATCTGCTGATTCGAGCATTAGCGGAGGTGGGGCTAAAGAACAAGGGAAATAGCAAAATTGATTTTTTTCCGATGCTGACGAATTTACAGCCTGTGGAAGAGTCACAGAATGTACCACTTGCCTTAATTAATACTGTTAAACGCAGTTTACAAGCGGAGGTGATTGTTGATGCTACGGTACATCCTCAATTAATTAATGATGCTTACATTCAGCAATATCAGCCTAAGAGTATTTTGTGTAGTCCAATTTTACATCAAGGTAAGTTGGTGGGGTTGTTGTACTTAGAAAATAATTTAGCAACTGGAGCCTTTACAAGCGATCGCGTTGAGCTGCTGAATTTACTTTGCGCGCAAGTGGCAATTTCTTTAGAAAACGCCCGATTGTATGCCCAAGAACAGGAAAAATCCCAGTCATTACAAGCATCTCTCGAACAATTAAAACAGACCAAAGCATCTCTAGCTAAAGAACGAGAGTTTTTAAATGCAATCATTCACAATATTACAGATGGGATTGTTGTTTGTGATGCTAGTAGCAAATTGACCCTATTTAATAAAGCCACTCGTGAGTTTCATGGCTTACCAGTAGAATCATTAGCAGCAGAAGAATGGAGCCAATACTTCGATCTCTATCAACCTGATGGTGAAACACCCCTATCAACCAGGGAAATTCCTCTGTTTCGCGCCTTGCAAGGGGAAATAGTCGAAAATGCCGAAATGGTCATTGCACCTAAGCATGGTGTCACCAGAATTTTGTTAGCCAGTGGACAAGCAATTTTTGATTCTGAGGGGAACAAAGTCGGTGCGGTAGTTGTGATGCGAGATATTAGCGATCGCAAACAAGCAGAACTGGCCTTGCAACAAAAATCACAAGATTTAGCACAAGCGCTAACTAATCTACAAAACGCCCAATTACAAATGGTCCAAAGTGAAAAAATGTCAGCACTGGGCAATTTAATTGCTGGGATAGCTCACGAAATGAATAATCCCCTTGGTTTTATTGCCGCCAGTCTCAAACAAGCTAAACCCACTCTGGCTGATATTGTTGAACACTTAAAACTTTATCAAGAAATTGTACCAAACAAAAGTCCAGAAATTCTTGACCATGCGTCAGAAATTGACTTGGATTATACCTTGGAAGACTTGCCCAAAATTATTGATTCTATGTCTATGGCCTGCGACAGGCTGAAAAATATCAGTACCAGTCTCCGCACTTTCTCCCGTGCTGATAGAGATTACAAAGTGCAGTTTCATATCCACCAAGGAATTGATAGCACGATTTTAATTTTGAAACATCGTCTCAAGGCCAATCAAAAACGTCCAGACATTGAAGTAGTCATAAACTATGGTAATCTCCCCCCAATTGAATGTTTCCCTGGACAACTCAATCAGGTATTTATGAATATTATCGCCAATGCCATTGATGCTTTAGATGAATTAACTTCTGGGCGGAGTTTAGCAGAAATACAAGCAAATCCTAACCGAATTATCATTACAACCTCAGTAGAAAATAATTTAGTCAAAATTGCCATTGCTGATAATGGTCAGGGAATGAATGCTGAAGTTAAACAACAGGTTTTTGACCATTTATTTACGACTAAAGCGGTTGGTAAAGGCACAGGATTAGGAATGGCGATCGCCCGTCAAATTATCGTAGAAAAACACAACGGTTCACTATCAGTAAATTCTACCCTCGGTGAGGGAACTGAATTTGTGATTACCTTACCGATTCTGGCTTAAAGTCTGTGTTACAGCAGTTCCCGGTATTATAAGGTACAGATATTAATGATAAAACTCTTGTGGTGCGGGCATCTTGCCCGCTATGTGTACCTCATAGCAGAAGGAAGTGCTGTCATAGAGTGCTTACACATTTCAACACATCTCACCCCAGCGATACCACTGACGAAAATTAGCTCCAGCACTTACAGCCAAACCAATTTGATGCTGTGAAGATAGCTCATCGTAACCGCCTTCGTTAGCGCCAATATAATACATCCGGAAACTCCCATCATCCATTGGCACTACACAAGGTGTACCCACTGCTCGTGCATCCCAATAACCAGAACCCTTTTCAGCATGGGAAAAAACGGGGATATCTGTATCTTTTTGCCAATGAATACCATCATTAGAAATCGCCAAACCAATGGAGTGATAACCACTGTTGTTGACACCTTCATAAAACATTAAATATTGCCCATTAATTTTCAGGACATGACGAGTACCAATACCCCTTTCATCAAAACTCCCAGACTCGCCCCCCCCTAAAATCTGACCAACTTTTTCCCAACGCAAACCATCGGTTGATACTGCTAAACCGACTAAAAAACCTTTGTCTGGATTCAGGGTGTGGTAGTATAATTTCCAAGTGCCATCATCATCACGCAGCACTTGCGGCCAGGCACAGAACATGGCATCAAATTCGCCGTCTTTACCTACATCAAGAATTGCCCCTTGGTAAGCACCTTCCAGTCGCACCCAATTGATCCCATCACGGGAAATAGCACAGCCAGGGCGCATCTGTAACCCTTTACCTGGAAATTTACCGATATCGATAACTGTGTGGTTACCGCCAAAGTACCACATCCAATAAAGACCATCGTGAAAGTTGACATTACTGACACCAACATGGGCGGAATCAAAGCGGTTAGTATCTGGGTGAGGTTCCAATACAGATCCCATTGTCAGTGATCCTTTGACTCGTTGCCAATTCACTCCGTCTGGGGAAATGGCTAAACCACACCGCCCAGTTGGTAAGTTAATTTGTCGATCAAAAGCAGCATCCCGACCGTAATACCACATTTTCC from Nodularia sp. LEGE 06071 includes:
- a CDS encoding ATP-binding sensor histidine kinase; this translates as MIPESIAGYHFREQIYNGSRTLVYRGERLVDSLPVVIKLLKNPHPSFSELVQFRNQYTIAKNLHSPLIIQTYSLEPYQNGYALVMEYFPGISLKDYLNSVEILYPESLEEFLLIAIALGNALEILYRDRIIHKDIKPSNILINPDTQKIKLIDFSIASLLPRETQTLTNPNVLEGTLAYISPEQTGRMNRGIDYRTDFYSLGVTFYELLTGELPFQSDDPMELLHCHIAKAAPLVHEINPQIPPVLSEIVSKLMAKNAEDRYQSALGLKYDLETCLHQLEETGEIKTFELGQQDVCDLFLIPDKLYGREAEIETLLQAFERVSLGATEMMLVAGFSGIGKTAVINEVHKPIVQQRGYFIKGKYDQYQKNIPFSAFVQVFRDLMGQLLTESDTQIQQWKSKILAAVGESGQVIIEVIPELSRIIGQQPPAVELSGRAAQNRFNLLFQKFSQVFTTPEHPLVIFLDDLQWADSASLHLMQLLISQSVRGYLLLIGAYRDNEVYPAHPLLLTLAEMQKAQAKINTITLAPLSNTSLNQLVCDTLNCPLEVAQPLTDIIYQNTQGNPFFSRQFFKALYEEKLIVFNIAKNYWQCDITVIKGLSITDDVVEFMSLQLQKLPARTRNVLKLAACIGNQFDLATLVIVSRQSEIETASDLWRALQEGFILPESEVYKFYVGRETSDVEKSSQIFKYKFLHDRVQQAAYFLIPEAEKQVTHLRIGQLLLEKTPATQREDKIFEIINQLNAGSSLIVQQTERHELAQLNLIAGKKATAATAYAAALRYFNLGIEILAADSWHHQYDLTLALYIKATEAAYLSTNFEEIDKFAEEVIRYAKTFLEKVKVYEIKILSYAAQNNLQESADIALQILALLGVNFPEKPTQVDIERSLAETATNLQEIDIEDLIALPEMIDPEKLAAMEILTSLAPVSFKTYPSLYPLVIFTKINLCLQYGNNPLSPFAYVSYGLLLCGVVQDIDSGYKFGKLAEKMLVKLNIKNLDAKIYTINSAYINCWKEHLNLTVSMLPLGYQKGLEAGDLEFAGYSAFFQGSHSFYMGKELGETERTLASYSNAIHKLRQENTFSWNEMYRQLVLNLLGRSSEVCSLKGEAYNEELLLPIITLANDRLGMHIFYANKLILCYLFQEYSLAWENTQKAAEYLDGVTGMFAVPVFHFYDSLARLSCVMEVITSDRDMLLNQVTANQEKMKKWASYAPMNFLHKYYLVEAEYYRVVGEKAEAIDFYDRSILLAKENEYIHEEALGNELAAKFYLAWGKPKVAQAYMQEAYYCYTCWGAKAKVADLERRYPQLLAPILERIPSRVSTYETVFPLGTVTQSSSSTSSITSVSVALDLAAILKASQAISGEIEFENLLSSLLHIVIENAGANKCVLMLMESGNLLIRALAEVGLKNKGNSKIDFFPMLTNLQPVEESQNVPLALINTVKRSLQAEVIVDATVHPQLINDAYIQQYQPKSILCSPILHQGKLVGLLYLENNLATGAFTSDRVELLNLLCAQVAISLENARLYAQEQEKSQSLQASLEQLKQTKASLAKEREFLNAIIHNITDGIVVCDASSKLTLFNKATREFHGLPVESLAAEEWSQYFDLYQPDGETPLSTREIPLFRALQGEIVENAEMVIAPKHGVTRILLASGQAIFDSEGNKVGAVVVMRDISDRKQAELALQQKSQDLAQALTNLQNAQLQMVQSEKMSALGNLIAGIAHEMNNPLGFIAASLKQAKPTLADIVEHLKLYQEIVPNKSPEILDHASEIDLDYTLEDLPKIIDSMSMACDRLKNISTSLRTFSRADRDYKVQFHIHQGIDSTILILKHRLKANQKRPDIEVVINYGNLPPIECFPGQLNQVFMNIIANAIDALDELTSGRSLAEIQANPNRIIITTSVENNLVKIAIADNGQGMNAEVKQQVFDHLFTTKAVGKGTGLGMAIARQIIVEKHNGSLSVNSTLGEGTEFVITLPILA
- a CDS encoding glycosyl hydrolase: MSEKTTPINQPGLVLAPGTEGWWDSERVSAPQVMRCPDGTWKMWYYGRDAAFDRQINLPTGRCGLAISPDGVNWQRVKGSLTMGSVLEPHPDTNRFDSAHVGVSNVNFHDGLYWMWYFGGNHTVIDIGKFPGKGLQMRPGCAISRDGINWVRLEGAYQGAILDVGKDGEFDAMFCAWPQVLRDDDGTWKLYYHTLNPDKGFLVGLAVSTDGLRWEKVGQILGGGESGSFDERGIGTRHVLKINGQYLMFYEGVNNSGYHSIGLAISNDGIHWQKDTDIPVFSHAEKGSGYWDARAVGTPCVVPMDDGSFRMYYIGANEGGYDELSSQHQIGLAVSAGANFRQWYRWGEMC